A region of the Acidobacteriota bacterium genome:
AGGAGCTGGGCCTGGGCGAGACGGTCGCCATCGGTCTGGCGAAACAGGAGGAGCTGATCGTCACCCGGGACGCGGCCGACCCGCTGGCGCTCGACCCCACGAGCCCGGCGCTGCGCCTGCTCCAGCGGGTCCGCGACGAGGCCCATCGTTTCGCCGTGACCTTTCACCGGCGCGCCCGCGCGATGCGCGACCTGCAGAGCGAGCTCGACGGCGTGCCGGGCATCGGCCCACGGCGCCGCAAGGCGCTGCTCGCGCGGTTCGGCAGCGTCGCGGGCGTCCGCCGCGCGAGCCGCGAGGAGCTGGCGCGCGAGGTGGGCGCGCGCGCGGCCGAGGCGCTGCTGGCGCACTTTTCGGGAAGATAGACGGGCGAGCCGAAGCCCCGGCGCGACGTGCAGGCTGCAGGCGACGGACCTGCCCATCGTGCTGCCCGCTTGCCGCGCGGCGCCCTCTTGCCGTACCCTGAATCGCTTGAACGACTTCGATTTCGCCGCGCTGTTCATCGCCCTGCTAGTCATCCTGTTCTCGCTGACCGTCCACGAAGCCGCGCACGCGTGGACCGCGGAGCGGCTCGGCGACCAGACGGCGCGCCGGCTCGGCCGGGTATCGCTCAATCCCCTGGTGCACATCGATCCGATCGGCACCGTCGTGCTGCCGATCGTGGCGTTCTCCACCGGGGCGCCCATCATTGGCTGGGCCAAGCCGGTGCCGGTCGACCTCCGCAACCTGACGCACTGGAAGCGCGACTTCATGGTCATCGCGGCGGCCGGGCCCGCGAGCAACCTGGTGCTGGCCGTGCTGGCCGCGGTCGGGCTGCGGATCGCTGGTGGCGGCACGTTCGGTCTGGCCGGGATCGAGGTCGGCGAGCCGGTGGTGCGCCTGCTGTTCGTCGGCCTGCAGCTCAACCTGCTGCTGGCGCTCTTCAACCTGATCCCCGTGCCGCCGCTCGACGGCGGCAACATCGTCGGCGGCCTGCTGCGCGGCGCCTGGGCCGAGCGCTTCGACGCCATCCGGCCGTACGGCATCTTCGTGCTCTACGCGCTGCTGCTCACCGGGACGCTCTCGGCCATCATCGGGCCGCCGTACGTCTTTCTCGCAAGGTGGTTGATATCGTGAAGCCGCGCGTCGTCTCGGGCATGCGCCCGACCGGACCCCTCCACCTCGGCCACCTCGTGGGCGCCCTGCACAACTGGGCGGCGCTCCAGGACCAGTACGACTGCTTCTACTTCGTGGCCGACTGGCACGCGTTGACGAGCGACTACGCCGACACCTCGGAGATCGTCTCGAGCGCGATCGACAACGTCGCCGACTGGATCGCGGCCGGCATCGACCCGGAGCGCAGCCTGATCTTCGTCCAGTCGCTCGTGCCGGAGCACGCGGAGCTGCACCTCCTGCTCTCGATGGTGACGCCCATCCCGTGGCTCGAGCGCGTGCCGACTTACAAGGAGCAGCAGGAACAGCTGGGTCAGGCGGGCAAGGACCTGTCGAACTACGGGTTCCTCGGGTATCCGCTCCTGCAGACGGCCGACGTCATCATCTACGACGCGCAGTTCGTGCCGGTCGGCGACGACCAGGTCCCGCACCTCGAGCTGTCGCGTGAGGTCGTCCGGCGCTTCCACAACTTCTACGGCGAGGTGTTCGTCGAGCCGCAGCCGCTGCTGACGAAGTTCCCGCGCCTGCCGGGGCTCGACAATCGGAAGATGAGCAAGAGCTACGGCAACGCCATCAACCTGTCGGACGACGCCGAGACCGTGCGGCAGAAGGTGCGGCAGATGTACACCGACCCGAAGCGCGTGCGGGCCGACATCCCGGGCACGGTCGAAGGCAACCCGGTGTTCATGTACCACGACGCCTTCAATCCGAACGCCGACGAGGTCGAGGACCTCAAGACGCGCTACCGGCTGGGCAAGGTCGGCGACGTCGAGGTGAAGACGAAGCTCGCCTTCGCGCTCAACGCCATGATGGATCCGATGCGTGAGCGGCGCGCGGCCGCCCTGGCGCGGCCAGGCGCCTTGCGCGACCTGCTCTTCGAGGGGTCGGCGCGCGCGCGCGCGCTGGCCGCCGGGACGATGGCTCGCGTACGGGACGCGATGAAGATCGGGTACCGATGATGGACGTGCCCGCCTTCGAGTCGATCCTCGAGGAGTATCCCGTTCGGCTCGAGAACTTCGAGGGCCCCCTCGACCTGCTGCTGCACCTGATCCGCAAGCACGAGGTCGACATCTACGACATCCCGATCTCGCTCGTCACGCAGCAGTACCTCGAGTACCTCGAGCTGATGCACGAGCTGGACCTCGAAGTGGCGGGCGAGTTCCTGCTGATGGCGGCGACGCTCATTCACATCAAGTCGCGCCTGCTGCTGCCCCGCCCGGCTCCCGATCAGGAGGCGCTCGACGAAGACCCGCGCGACCAGCTGGTCCGCCGGCTGATCGAGCACCAGAAGTTCAAGGCCGCGGCCGAGCTCCTGCACGAGCGCGAAACCGTCCGCAGCGCGCAGTGGATGCGCCCGGACGGGCGCGTCGCCGACATCGCCGGCGACGAGTACGAGGACGAGTTGGAAGTGGACCTGTTCAGCCTGCTCACGGCCTTCCGGGCGGTGATCGAGCGGGCGAAGCAGCGCCCGACGGTGGTCGTGCCGGGTGAACAGGTGCCGATCGAGACGCGGATCGAGCAACTGCTCGCGCGGCTGTCGGAGACCGAGGCGTGCGGGTTCGACGAGCTCTTCGCGGACGCGGCCGCCAAGAGCGAGCTCATCGTCACGTTCCTGGCGCTGCTCGAGATGATCCGGCTGAGGCTCGTGCGCGTGTTCCAGACCGGGCCGTTCGGCGAGATCCGTGTCTACAAGCGGGCCCGACCGAGCGACGCGCCGAGACCGATCGGCGACCTCGCGAGCGCGCCCTGACCCCTGAGCCTTCTCGGGCGGTCAGGCGTGTCGTGTCGGTCGCCTCCACAGGGCTGGGCACCCTCAACACCAGTGAGATCCGGTATCGTCGGCCGGAACGAGAGAGAGGCATGAACGAGGTGACCGACCAGGACATCCAGCCCGACGCGCCGTCGGTGGACCCGACGCCCGGCGAGGCCGACGCCGCCCGCCCGTTGCCGCCGGCAGCGGCGGACGCGGACGCGGCTCCGCCTTCCCCCGATCAGGTGCCCGACGATCTCAAGGCGATCGTCGAGGCCCTGATCTTCGCCTCGCCAGACCCGCTGTCGGTCAAGGCGCTCCGCAAGCTGCTGCCCGACGAGCCGGCCGAGCTCGTCGATCTCGCCGTCGCCGCGCTCGGCGCGCAGTACGACCACCGCGGCGGCCTGCAACTGGTGGAGGTGGCCGGTGGCTTCCAGATCGTCACGCGCCCGGAGTTGCACGAGTGGGTCCGCCGGCTCTTCCACGAGCGGACGACGCACAAGCTCTCCGTCCAGGCCCTCGAGACGCTCGCCGTGATCGCCTACAAGCAGCCGATCACGGCCGTCGAGATCACCGAGGTTCGTGGCGTCAACTCGTCAGGCGTGCTGGGGACGCTCATCGACCGGAAGCTGATCAAGATCGTCGGTCGCAAGCCCGTGGTCGGCCGGCCGTTCATGTATGCGACCACGCGCGAGTTCCTGATTCGCTTCGGCCTGCGCGACCTCACCGACCTGCCGAAGGTCGAGGACATGGCCGACGCGCTCGGCTTCGAACCGCCGGCACTTGGCGATGCTGAGGCGACGCTGCCGTTTGATGGCATTGTCGACCCGGCAGCGCCGGAGACGGCCGACGGCAGCGTGGCCGCCGACGAGGAGGACGGTGGTGAGGCCGACAGGGAGGGCTGAGCGGCGCGCCGACGAGCCGCGCGGCGGTCTCCGGCTGCAGAAGATCCTCGCGAGCGCCGGCGTGGCGTCGCGCCGAACGGCCGAGGCCCTGATGGCCGAAGGCCGCGTCACGGTGAACGGCGACGTGGTCACCGCGCTCGGCACGAAGGCCGACCCGGCGCGCGACGTGATTCGCGTCGACGGCCGCCGGATCCAGGCGGCCGAGCCCCTCCGGTACATCCTCCTGTCGAAGCCGAGGGGCTACGTCACCACGCGCCGCGATCCGTTCGGCCGCAAGACGGTGGTCGACCTGGTGAAGGCCGTGACCGAGCGCGTGAACCCGGTGGGCCGCCTCGACGTCGACTCCGAAGGGTTGCTGATCCTGACCAACGACGGCGAGCTCGCCGCGCGGCTCACGCACCCGCGACACGCGATTGAGAAGGTGTACCACGCGAGGGTGCGTGGCGTGCCGTCGCGCGACGCGCTCGCGCGTCTCGAGCGCGGCGTCGTGCTCGATGGCCGTCGCACCGCCCCGGCCACCGTGCGGCTGGTCAAGGCCTTCACGCGCGGTGGCCGCGAGGAGGCGCTCGTCGAATTCACGCTGCACGAGGGACGCAACCGGCAGGTGCGACGGATGTGCGAAGCCATCGGGCATCCCGTCCAGCGCCTCACACGCGTGCGGATCGGCCCGATCGTCGACCCGGACATCAGGCCGGGGTTCTGGCGCGAGCTCACGGCGCGCGAGGTGCGCCTGCTGCAGCAGGCGGCGGGATAGACAGGCGACAGGCTGCAGGCTTCGGGCGACAGGCTGCAGGCTACAGGTTCACCCCGAGCCACGGCCACCGACTGACCACGAGGAGCACACGCTCCAGGTGTGTTGTCCGGAGTGGAGTCCACCGCGTGGCAGCGAAGTTGCACCAGCTGCGGCATGCCGCGTGACCCACACAACCTCGAGGTGTTCCGTCTCGCACACGAGCTGGCGCTCGAAGTCTACCGAGCCACGGAGTCGTTGCCCGCAGCGGAGCGATTCGGCCTCCCTGCCCAGATGCGACGGGCTGCGGTCTCCGTTCCTGCGAATCTGGCCGAAGGCTCGTCACGCCGCCGCACCCGCGACTACCAGCGGTTCATCGAGATCGCGCTCGGTTCGGCCGTCGAGCTTCGGTATCTGCTCGACCTGACGAGAGACCTGGGACTCCTGCCTCCAGAGGCGTTGGCAATTGGCAGAAAACGCAGCGAGCATGTCGTGCGGTCGTTGCACCAACTACAGCGTGCGGTCGCGAGCTTCTCGTCCTGAGGCCGATACCCCAGCCGCGCCGTTCCGGTCCTCGTTCCAGCCCGAAGCTTGCAGCCTTCGGCCTGTAGCCGCCTGCAGCCTGTCGCCGGCAGCCTGTAGCCGGCCGGCCTGTCGCCTGCAGCCTGTCGCCTGTCGCCTGCTACCGTCTCAGCACCTCCGCCCAGAACGCGATGAGGGCCACGATGTCGTCCACCCCCGCCGAGCGGTCGACCTCGGCGTGGGTGATGAGCGGCGTCACGAGCAGGCGAACGCGAGTCGACCGTTGCAAGTACGCGGCGAGCATCGTCGATTCGACGGCGGGGACGACGTTGTCGTCGGTCCCGTGGAGCAGGTAGACGGGCGTCACGGGTGGCCGTGAGCGCTCGGGTGAGAGCGCGGCATCCATGCTCACCCCGTCGACGACCGGCAGCAGTCGCGGGCCGAGCGTGGCGACGTCGCGCGCGTTGACGAGGCGAAGCAGCGTGCGTGCCGGCTCGGCCAGGGTCGCCTCCATGGCGCGGGCGCGCGCGAAGACGTCCGCCGCCCGTGCCTTGTCCGTCATGTCGAGGTGGGACGCGTGGAGGAACGTGCGAATCCCCTCGCGCAGGCCATCGACCTGGTCGGGCGGAACGAGCCGGGACACGGCGTTCATCAGGATGACCGCCACGCCGTAGTCGTGCGGCGGCCGCTTCCAGCCGCTTGGCTGAATCCCGGTGCAGAGGTAGCGCAGCACGCGGCCGAGGTCGCCGTGGCCACCAAACGACAGCGTGAAGGCCAGACGGTTGTCGAGCGACGGTCTGCCGGCGGCGACGATCGAGAGGCCGCCCGAGAAACTGATGCCGACGAGGCCGACCCGGCCATCGGGCGCGTACCGCGGCTGGCCGGCCAGCCACACGGCGACGTCCTCGATCGCGTCGGGCAGCGCCGGCGTGATGCCATAGTCGAGCAGGTCGGGGAGTTCGGGCGTGAGCACGACGAGGCCGCTCGCCGCGGCCTGGCGGGCGAGGCCGACGAGGCGGAACTCGTCGATGCCCTCGGCGTGCACGCCGGGCGTGAGCACGATCGCGCGGGTCACCGTGCCGTCTGGAACGTACACACGCGCGCGCAGCGCACCCCGACGCGTGGAGACCACGAGATCGGCCGTCGAGAACGAGCGGGCACCCAGGCCAGCGAGGCGGCTCGCGACGGGACCCTCGAGGCCGGTGACACGCGCGACGAACGCCGCGGCGCGCGCGTACGGCCGCAGGCCGATCGAGCCCGTCACGACGAGCAGGGCGACGGCGATGAGTACGAGGCGGCGACGCATGGACGAGGTGCGATCCCACGGGGGTGACGGTTGCGTGGAGCCGCCGATCGGGACGCGGGGTCGACGGGTAGAATACTACCAGTGACCGTGAAGACCTCGCCGCTCATCGTGGCCATCGACGGACCCTCCGGCGCCGGCAAGGGCACCGTGGCCCGGGCCGTGGCCCGCGCCCTCGGTTATCGCCACGTCGACACGGGGGCCATGTACCGCGCCGTCGCCTGGCTGGCCCTTCACGCCGGCGTGGCGCTCGACGACGAGCCTCGCGTGGCGGCGCTCGCGACCCAGGCGACCTTCGACCTCTCCGACGGGGGCATTCGCATCGACCGGCACGATGTCACCACCGCAATCCGGACTCCGAACATCGACCGGGCGGCCACGATGGTGGCTCGCATGCCGCGGGTGCGCGAAGCCCTGGTCGCCGAGCAGCGCCGGATGGGGCAGCAGGGCGGCGTGGTGATGGAGGGGCGCGACATCGGGACGGCGGTCTTCCCGAACGCGGACGTGAAGGTGTACCTGGACGCGTCTCCGGAGGAGCGCGCGCGCCGGCGCGCGAACGACCCCGCTCACACGGGGCGCGAGGCGGGCACGGCGAGGGTCGCGAGCGAACTCGCCGCGCGCGACGCCATCGACCGCTCGCGGAAGGCGTCGCCGCTCGCCGTGGCGGCCGACGCGGTGGTCGTCGACACGACCGAGATGTCGGCCGAGGCGGTCACGGCACGCGTCCTGACGCTCGTCGAGGCGGTTGCCGCGCGGCGCTGACCGCGCCCCGGAACGTCTCCCGCGAGGGGCCGGCGCGCACGCCCTGCGCCGCCTACCGTCCGCGTGCCTTGTAGTCGTCCGAAGAGGCCGGGTCGAGCTCCCACCGGTGCCGGTCGCGTTCGGCGATCTTGTCCGCGCCCTGCAGCTCTTCGTTGTCGTCGTACTCGACGCCGAGCGCCCGGCCGATGGCATCGGCGTCGTCCTGGTCGGGCGTCGGGTTGTCGCCTCCGGGGGCCTCGTCGCCGCTCGAATACGCGACCTCCCAGTTGGCATCGACGTCACCACCGGTCAGCACGCTCTCCGCCTCGCCGCCTGCCTCTGTCCCGTTCCGGCCAGCCCTGGCTCGGGCCGGACGCCGGACGTCGGCGCTCAGCGACGAGGGGGTCGCGTTCGACGGCAGGCCGTTGGCGTCCTCGATGGGGGAGATGGCGAGCGGCTCGAGGGGAAACGGCACCTCGAACCGCGGCCGGGTCCGCCGGGTCTTCGGTTCGCGGGGCGGGGCGGCGGCCGGCGCGGGGCGCGTCGTCGAGGCCTTCGCCCTCGCGCGCGTCGCGGCCCGAGGCGGGCGCGAGCGCGTGCGGGCCGGGGCCGGCTTCGGCGTGCTCCTGGCGACGCGGCCGGTCTTGGGCGCCGGACGTTTGGCCGCCTGACGCTTCTTCGGAGCGACCGTCCTGAGAGCAGCCTTTTTCGGAACGGTCGTCTTCGGAGTGGCCTTCCTCGGAGCGGCGTTCTTCGAAGCGGCTTTCCTTGGAGCCGCCCTTTTTGGAGCGGTCTTCTTCGGAGAGGCCTTCTTCGGGGCCTTCATCTTGGCGCGGCTCGCGGCACGCGAGGGTCGCGCCTTCTTCGCGGCGGCCTTGCGCGGGCGAGGCGCGGCCTTGGGGCCCCGGCTGGCGTGTCGGGGCCGCGTCGGCGTGCGCTTGGCCATGATTCTCTCTCCCGTGTTGACAGAAGCTCGTTAAATGTTGTAATTTCGAGTGCTTATCGTCCTTGACGATAACACGACCGACAGCCCGCCGGCGCTGAGAGGCCGGCAAACGATCGCCGAGGAGGACCCGCAGAGCATGGCCAACCTAGAGGACATCGAGAAGACCGACTACGCGCAGGGAGGTGAGCACGAGCGCACGCGCCCGGCGCCGGTCTCCCGTCTCAAGCGCCTCACGTCACCCGAAGACGACGACCCCGAGACCCAGGAATACGCCCGTCTTCTGGAGCAGTACGATACCAGCTTCCGTACCATTGCGGAAGGAGAGGTCGTCAAGGGCACGGTGCTGCGTGTCACGGCCGCGTCGGTCGTGGTCGACGTCGGGTTCAAGTCGGAGGGCATGATTGCCGCCGATGAGTTCCTCGACGAGCAAGGGCAGGTCACCGTGCAGCCTGGCGACGTGGTCGACGTGCTGCTCGAGCGCACCGAAGATCGCGACGGCCACGTCGTCCTCTCGCGCGAGAAGGCCGAGAAGATGAAGATCTGGGACGACGTGGAGCGAGCCTACACGGATCGCAAGGTCGTCATCGGCCGCGTCATCGAGCGGATCAAGGGGGGGCTGGCCGTTGACATCGGCGTGCGCGCCTTCCTGCCGGGCAGCCAGATCGACGTCCGGCCGGTCCGCAACCTCGACGCGCTCAAGGGGCAGGAGCTCCGGATGCGCGTCATCAAGGTGAACAAGAAGCGCGGCAACATCGTGCTCTCGCGCAAGGTGCTCCTCGAAGAGGAGAACGCTGAGAAGAAGAAGACGACGCTCGACCAGCTCGCCGAGGGCAAGGTGATGCGCGGCGTCGTGAAGAACATCACCGACTACGGCGCGTTCATCGACCTCGGCGGCATCGACGGCTTGCTGCACATCACCGACATGTCGTGGGGCCGGGTGTCGCACCCGTCGGAGATCTTCAAGGTCAACGACGAGATCGACGTCATTGTCCTCAAGTACGATCCGGCGACCGAGCGGGTGTCGCTCGGCCACAAGCAGCTCACGCCGGATCCGTGGTCGGATGTCGTCGAACGCTATCCGGTCACGGCGCGTGTCACCGGCAAGGTGGTCAGCCTGACCGACTACGGGGCGTTCGTCGAGCTCGAGCCGGGCGTCGAAGGCCTCATCCACGTCTCGGAGATGTCGTGGAGCAAGCGGGTCAAGCACCCGTCGAAGCTCCTCAACGTCGGCGATGTCGTCGAGGCGATGGTGCTCGGCGTCGACCCGGCCGCACGGCGCATCTCGCTCGGCCTGAAGCAGGTGGCGGCCAATCCGTGGGAAGAGCTGGCCGACCGGTATCCTCCGGGCACCCGCATCACCGGCAAGGTGCGCAACCTCACCGAGTTCGGCGCGTTCGTCGAGGTCGAGGAAGGCATCGACGGGCTCATTCACATCTCGGACATGTCGTGGAGCAAGCGGCTCAAGCACCCGTCCGAGGTGCTGAAGAAGGGCGACAAGGTCGAGGCGATGGTGCTCAACGTCGACGCCGAGAACCAGCGGCTGTCGCTCGGCCTCAAGCAGCTCGCGACCGACGTCTGGGACGAGTTCTTCTCGAGGACCAACGTCGGGGACCTCGTCGAGGGCAAGGTCGTGCGGCTCACCAATTTCGGGGCCTTCGTCGAGCTGGCGGACGGCATCGAGGGGCTGATTCACGTCTCGGAGTTCGACGACTCGCAGGGCGGGGAGAAGATCGACCTGCAGGTCGAGCAGTCGTATCAGATGAAGGTGATCAAGCTCAGCCCGTCGGAGCGCAAGATCGGCCTGAGCATCCGCGCGCTCAAGTCGGACGAGTACCGCACCGACTGGGAGAGCTACGTCACCGACGCGGCGTCACCCAACGTCACGCTCGGCGACCACTTCCGGCACAACCAGTAGAGCCGGGAGCCCGGAGGTCCATCGGCCGGGGCTGGGCGACGAGCCCGGCCCCGGTTCTCTCCGCGCCGCCGGCGGCGGACGCGGCCCGCAAGAGGGACGCATGGCAACTGGGGGCAGCATGACGAAGGCGGACCTCGTCGAGGAAGTCTCGCGGGTGTCCGACCTCACGAAGAAGCACTCCGAGGTCATCGTCGAGACGGTGTTCAAGAGCATCATCGACGCACTGCACCGCGGCGAGAAGATCGAGCTGCGGGGCTTCGGCAGCTTCCGCCTGCGGCGGCGCGAGCCACGGAAGGGCCGGAACCCCAAGACCGGTGACAAAGTCGACGTGCCGCCCAAGAAGGTGCCGTACTTCAAGCCCGGCAAGGAACTGAAGGACCTGATCAATCGCCTGCCCGACGCGGCGGCGGTCGCGGTGGCGCCCCACGAGACCTTCGCGCCCCGGGCCGACCCGCAGGCGTGATCATGGAGCGGCTCTGGTCGCCCTGGCGACTGCAGTACGTGACGGGCGCCGATCAGGCCAGCGGCTGCGTGTTCTGCCAGGCACTCGACACGGCCGCCGAGTCGCCGCTCGTCGTCTTCCGTGGCCGGCTCGCCTTCGTGATCCTGAATCTCTATCCGTACAACAACGGCCACCTGATGGTCGTCCCGACCCGGCACGTCGGGTCGCTCGCGGCCGCGACGCGCGAGGAACTGGCCGAGGTCATGGAACTCACCCGGCGCTCGGAGATGGCGCTCGGCGAGGCATACGCGCCGCACGGTCTCAACGTCGGCATCAACCTCGGCAAGGCGGCCGGTGCCGGGGTGCTCGACCACCTGCACGTCCACCTGGTGCCGCGCTGGAGCGGCGACACCAACTTCATGTCGGTCGTGGGCGACGTCCGCGTACTGCCCGAGGAACTCGAGCAGACGGCCGAGCGCCTGCGTCCCATCTTCGCGCGGCTTGCGGCCGCGGCTGGCGATGCATCTCGAACCGACGAGTGAACAGCTGGCGTTGCGCGACCGGGCCGCGAGCTTCGCGGCCGCCGAGGTCGCGCCGCGCGCGTCGACCATCGACGAGTCCGACGAGTTCCCGGCCGATCTCGTGCGCCGGGCCGGCGAGCTCGGCCTGATGGGCATGACCGTGGCCCGCGAGTGGGGCGGCGGAGGGCACGACTACGTGGCCTCCGCGCTCGCCATCGAGGCCCTGGCCCGCGCGAGCGCGACGGTGTCGGTCATCGTCTCGGTGAACAACTCGCTCGTGGCCGAGACCATCGAGCGGTTCGGCACCGACGAGCAGCGGGGACGCTGGCTGCGTCCGCTCGCCACCGGCACGGCACTCGGCGCCTTCGCCCTGTCGGAGCCCGAGGCCGGCAGCGACGCGGCCAACCAGCAGACCCGCGTCACGATGGACGGCTTCGACTTCCGGCTCGACGGCCTCAAGGTCTGGGTGGCGAACGCCGTCGCGGCCGACATGGCCATCGTGTTCGCGGCGACGCAGCCCGACCTCGCGAGCCGCGGGATCAGCGCGTTCCTCGTGCCGCTCGATTCGCCGGGCATCACGCGGCGGGCGCGGAACGACTCGCTGGGCGTACGGGGCCTGGGGTGCGTCGACCTGGAGTTCACCGACGTGCGCCTCGACTCGAGCCAGATGCTCGGCGCGCCCGGGCAGGGCTTCAAGATCGCGCGCTGGGCGCTCGACGGCGGCCGGATCGCCATCGCCGCGCAGGCGCTCGGCGTCGGGCAGGCCGCGCTCGACGAGGCGATCGCGCAGGCGAAGCACCGTCAGGCCTTCGGCCAGGCGATCGCCAACTACCAGGCCATCCAGTGGATGCTGGCCGACATGGCCACCGAGCTCGATGCCGCACGCATGCTCACCCTGAAGGCGGCCGCGGCCAAGGACGGGCAGGAGCGCTGCACGCTCGAGGCCTCGATGGCGAAGCTGCTCGCCTCGGAGGCCGCCCACCGCGCGGCCGACCGCGCCATGCAGATCTTCGCATCGGCCGGCTATCGCCGGGGCTCGACGGTCGAGCGGCTGTTCCGCGACGTTCGCGCCACCGAGATCTACCAGGGGACGTCGGAAGTCCAGCGGATGATCATCGCGCAGAACATCCTGGCCGGTTGAGCTGACCACAGGCCACAGGCGACAGGCCGATGCGCCCGAGTCCTCCGGCGCTCGCCGGGCTGCCGGCGCAGACCACCGACGCTCGACCTCACCCGCGCACCGGTGACGCCAGAGCCCAAGGCTGTTGACGCCGAGGGCAGTCGAAGAGGGAGGTCATGTTCGCTGACGTTGTTCTGACCCGCCGCGTCGAGCGGGCCGAAGCCGAGCTGACCGCGTCGGTCGCGAGGGCCGTGGCCCGCCGCCACCCGGGTGACGGAGCGTTTGCCGAGCCCGTCGGCGGCGGGGTGGCTGCCTACTGCCGGCGCGGGTCGCCGATGAACAAGATGATCGGGCTCGGTCTCGGCCCCCAGGTCGCCCTCGCCGACCTTGCTCGCGTCGAACGGCGGTTCGCCGATCTGGGCGTGCCGCTCCAGGCGGAAGTGTCCGCGCTCGCCGATCCCGCCCTCTGGTCGACGTTGACGGGGCGGGGATACGTGCTCGAAGGGTTCGAGTTCGTGCTCGGCGCCGCGGTGGGCCGGCGGGGCGCCGGTGCGACCTCCTCGTCAGTCGACGTCCGTGTGGCCGGGCCGGAAGACGCTGCGCGGTGGATGGACATCGTGGCGACGGGCTTCGAGCATCCAGACGTCTCGCCGACCGGAGTGACCGGCGAGATCGTTCCGCGGGCCGCCCTCGAGCAGGCCTTCGTCGACTTCGCCGAAGCCGGCGGGCTGCGGCGGTATCTGGCCTTCGTCGACGGAGAGCCAGCCGGCGGCGCGAGCCTTCGTCTCGAAGGCGGGGTGGCGCAGCTGTGCGGTGCGGCGACGCTGCCGGCCTTCCGGCGACGCGGCGTGCAGACG
Encoded here:
- a CDS encoding GNAT family N-acetyltransferase; protein product: MFADVVLTRRVERAEAELTASVARAVARRHPGDGAFAEPVGGGVAAYCRRGSPMNKMIGLGLGPQVALADLARVERRFADLGVPLQAEVSALADPALWSTLTGRGYVLEGFEFVLGAAVGRRGAGATSSSVDVRVAGPEDAARWMDIVATGFEHPDVSPTGVTGEIVPRAALEQAFVDFAEAGGLRRYLAFVDGEPAGGASLRLEGGVAQLCGAATLPAFRRRGVQTALLHARLDDAAAQRCDVVVVTTAPGSMSQANVQRQGLALLYPRAILVRQPA
- a CDS encoding acyl-CoA dehydrogenase family protein, which gives rise to MHLEPTSEQLALRDRAASFAAAEVAPRASTIDESDEFPADLVRRAGELGLMGMTVAREWGGGGHDYVASALAIEALARASATVSVIVSVNNSLVAETIERFGTDEQRGRWLRPLATGTALGAFALSEPEAGSDAANQQTRVTMDGFDFRLDGLKVWVANAVAADMAIVFAATQPDLASRGISAFLVPLDSPGITRRARNDSLGVRGLGCVDLEFTDVRLDSSQMLGAPGQGFKIARWALDGGRIAIAAQALGVGQAALDEAIAQAKHRQAFGQAIANYQAIQWMLADMATELDAARMLTLKAAAAKDGQERCTLEASMAKLLASEAAHRAADRAMQIFASAGYRRGSTVERLFRDVRATEIYQGTSEVQRMIIAQNILAG